The following proteins come from a genomic window of Deltaproteobacteria bacterium:
- a CDS encoding peptidoglycan DD-metalloendopeptidase family protein: MFRSRFTKAMLVAGRVAAAAGLCLCLGLPAPARAQDEGELAELKERIVEGRAALDKVRRGESSVLEVLDELETALERRSRRLKTLNGRLKRREREVEEAARAADEAEAALAQGRRTLVQRARALYKWQRGGTPFVLLNGKLSVPELMRRKRLLETVLGQDQALIGRLADNLRRSRDLQATVQARRRALARERDEVAALRGELRKERAHREGTLRALRRERELRGRALRELQEAARRLEGIIRGSEEEGRAPVARPADTAADGVVLPVDGRIVSGFGIHKHPDLDVDVHRPGVDIAASPGAEIRAVEHGRVLFADRLPGYGKMLILDHGKRYYTVYGHLAELAKSVGDRVERGERIARVGDDPSSGRSRLYFEMRRNGKPVDPLPWFRRARAVARGKK; this comes from the coding sequence ATGTTCCGGTCACGTTTCACCAAGGCTATGCTCGTCGCCGGCCGCGTCGCGGCGGCGGCCGGCCTGTGTTTGTGCCTGGGCTTGCCGGCGCCGGCCCGGGCGCAGGACGAGGGAGAGCTGGCGGAACTGAAGGAACGTATCGTCGAGGGAAGAGCCGCCCTGGACAAGGTCCGGCGGGGAGAATCGTCGGTGCTGGAGGTGCTCGACGAGCTCGAGACTGCCCTGGAGCGCCGCTCGCGCCGGCTCAAGACCCTGAACGGGCGCCTCAAGCGGCGCGAGCGCGAGGTGGAAGAGGCGGCGCGGGCGGCGGACGAAGCCGAGGCAGCGTTGGCGCAGGGGCGCCGGACGCTGGTGCAGCGGGCGCGGGCGCTCTACAAGTGGCAACGGGGGGGAACGCCCTTCGTGCTGCTCAACGGCAAGTTGTCGGTGCCGGAGCTGATGCGGCGCAAGCGTCTGCTGGAGACCGTGCTGGGCCAGGACCAGGCGCTGATCGGGCGGCTGGCGGACAACCTCCGGCGCAGCCGGGACCTGCAGGCAACGGTGCAGGCCCGCCGCCGGGCGCTCGCGCGCGAGCGGGACGAGGTGGCGGCGCTGCGCGGGGAGCTGAGGAAGGAGCGCGCGCACAGAGAGGGGACGTTGCGGGCACTACGGCGCGAGCGCGAGCTCCGAGGCCGCGCCTTGCGGGAGCTGCAGGAGGCGGCGCGCCGTCTGGAAGGCATCATCCGCGGTTCAGAGGAGGAAGGCCGCGCACCCGTGGCGCGCCCGGCGGACACCGCCGCCGACGGTGTGGTTTTGCCCGTGGACGGCAGGATCGTCAGCGGGTTCGGCATCCACAAGCACCCCGACCTGGACGTGGACGTGCACCGCCCCGGCGTCGACATCGCCGCGTCGCCGGGAGCCGAGATCCGGGCGGTGGAGCACGGCCGGGTCCTGTTCGCGGATCGCTTGCCGGGTTACGGAAAGATGCTTATCCTCGACCACGGAAAACGCTATTACACTGTGTACGGCCACCTTGCGGAGTTGGCCAAGTCCGTGGGCGACCGCGTGGAGCGGGGTGAACGCATCGCTCGGGTCGGTGACGACCCTTCGTCCGGCCGGTCGCGCCTCTATTTCGAGATGCGCAGGAACGGCAAGCCGGTGGACCCGCTCCCCTGGTTCCGGCGGGCGCGGGCGGTGGCCAGAGGAAAGAAATAG